Proteins encoded together in one Triticum dicoccoides isolate Atlit2015 ecotype Zavitan chromosome 7B, WEW_v2.0, whole genome shotgun sequence window:
- the LOC119335720 gene encoding external alternative NAD(P)H-ubiquinone oxidoreductase B1, mitochondrial-like, producing MGFSFFASRAAARFLEDLRRPAGVSTAALLLTAASGGGIVAYADSSRAEEAPEPPPGKKKVVVLGTGWAGTSFLKNLDSSRYEVKVISPRNYFAFTPLLPSVTCGTVEARSVVEPIRRMFEKKGKDVAYYEAECLKIDPTKKAVHCRSAVGTNLDGNGDFMLDYDYLVVALGAAVNTFNTPGVMEHCHFLKEVEDAQKIRKSVIDCFERASIPNISEEEKRKILHFVIIGGGPTGVEFAAELHDFLVEDLVKLYPAIEQFVKITIIQSGEHILNTFDQRIAVFAESKFQRDGIELSTGFRVIKVSDDSITVKCKSSGVETLVPYGMAIWSAGIGTRPVITDFMNQVGQGKRRALATNEWLRVPECDSVYAIGDCSSISQRKIMEDISTIFKVADKDNSGTLTLKEINDVLEDICIRYPQVELYMKSMHMVDIADLIKGGIGDSHKESMVVNIEEFKKALCHVDSQVKTVPATAQVAAQQGYYLADCFNKKDHCTEHPEGPLRLTGSGEGHHNFRPFRYKHLGQFAPLGGEQAAAELPGDWVSMGHSTQWLWYSVYASKQVSWRTRVLVVSDWTRRFIFGRDSSRI from the exons CGGCGGAGGCATTGTGGCCTATGCCGATTCCTCCAGGGCAGAGGAGGCTCCGGAGCCACCACCggggaagaagaaggtggtggttcTCGGCACCGGCTGGGCGGGCACCTCCTTCCTCAAGAACCTCGACTCCTCCCGCTACGAGGTGAAGGTCATCTCGCCCCGCAACTACTTCGCGTTCACGCCCCTGCTCCCCAGCGTCACCTGCGGCACCGTGGAGGCGCGCAGCGTCGTCGAGCCGATACGGAGGATGTTCGAGAAG AAGGGGAAGGACGTCGCGTATTATGAAGCAGAGTGCTTGAAGATCGATCCGACGAAGAAAGCCGTCCACTGCCGCTCTGCTGTCGGTACCAATTTGGACGGGAATGGCGATTTCATGCTTGATTATGATTACTTGGTTGTCGCTCTTGGGGCTGCTGTCAATACATTTAACACTCCTGGCGTGATGGAGCACTGCCACTTTCTGAAG GAAGTGGAGGATGCCCAAAAGATTCGGAAGAGTGTGATAGACTGCTTTGAAAGGGCGTCAATTCCTAACATCAGTGAAGAGGAGAAAAGGAAGATCCTTCACTTTGTGATTATTGGTGGTGGACCTACTGGGGTTGAATTTGCCGCGGAGTTGCATGATTTTCTTGTCGAAGATCTGGTGAAGCTATATCCTGCAATTGAACAATTTGTGAAGATAACAATTATTCAATCAGGAGAACATATATTGAATAC GTTTGACCAAAGGATAGCTGTGTTTGCTGAATCAAAGTTCCAAAGAGACGGCATCGAGTTGAGTACAGGATTCAGAGTGATAAAGGTCTCTGATGATTCAATTACAGTGAAGTGCAAATCATCTGGTGTAGAAACATTGGTGCCGTATGGAATGGCTATTTGGTCTGCGGGTATTGGTACTCGCCCCGTCATTACAGACTTCATGAATCAAGTTGGTCAG GGCAAACGACGTGCCTTGGCTACTAATGAATGGTTAAGAGTTCCTGAGTGTGATAGTGTCTATGCAATTGGTGACTGTTCTTCAATAAGTCAAAGGAAAATAATG GAGGACATTTCAACAATATTTAAAGTAGCAGACAAGGATAACTCTGGCACCTTGACACTGAAAGAAATAAACGATGTTCTAGAAGATATTTGTATAAGATACCCTCAAGTAGAACTGTATATGAAAAGTATGCACATGGTCGATATTGCTGATTTGATAAAAGGAGGCATAGGCGATTCCCACAAGGAGTCGATGGTGGTTAACATAGAGGAGTTCAAAAAAGCTTTGTGTCATGTCGACTCCCAAGTTAAAACTGTTCCGGCGACTGCTCAG GTCGCCGCGCAACAAGGGTATTATCTTGCTGACTGCTTTAACAAAAAGGATCACTGCACAGAGCATCCAGAAGGTCCGTTGCGCCTGACGGGGTCAGGGGAAGGGCATCACAACTTCCGCCCATTCCG GTACAAGCATCTCGGGCAGTTCGCGCCCTTGGGCGGGGAGCAAGCCGCGGCCGAGCTCCCGGGCGACTGGGTCTCCATGGGCCACAGCACCCAGTGGCTCTGGTACTCCGTTTACGCAAG CAAGCAGGTGAGCTGGCGCACTCGGGTCCTGGTGGTATCCGACTGGACCCGGAGGTTCATATTCGGGAGGGACTCGAGCCGGATCTAG